The Hymenobacter sp. GOD-10R genome includes a window with the following:
- a CDS encoding histidine phosphatase family protein, whose amino-acid sequence MRFSLLSTLSLLWVLTACNLVRQPEKAAVSATTTTVYLVRHAEKDTTRSLTDPPLTPAGRQRALALRDSLASRNPVALFTTDTRRTRDTLVPLEAALQLTPMSYDAKDPARLAALIRREYAGKKVVVVGHSNTLLPLIEALGVTRPMREIADERYDYLFEVRLPTEGTGTIGVTRYGARR is encoded by the coding sequence ATGCGCTTCTCCTTACTTTCTACTCTTTCATTGCTCTGGGTACTCACGGCCTGCAACCTCGTCCGGCAGCCTGAGAAAGCAGCAGTATCCGCTACGACCACCACTGTTTATTTGGTGCGTCATGCTGAGAAAGACACGACGCGGAGCCTCACTGATCCGCCCCTCACGCCGGCTGGGCGGCAGCGCGCTCTTGCCCTCCGCGACTCGTTGGCGTCGCGTAATCCGGTTGCTCTTTTTACCACCGACACGCGTCGCACCCGCGACACGCTGGTTCCCCTGGAAGCCGCCTTGCAGCTCACGCCCATGAGCTACGACGCCAAAGACCCGGCTAGGCTCGCGGCGCTCATTCGTCGCGAATACGCTGGCAAGAAGGTAGTTGTGGTGGGGCATTCCAACACGTTGCTGCCGCTCATTGAAGCGTTAGGTGTGACCCGACCCATGCGCGAGATTGCCGACGAGCGCTACGATTACCTATTTGAAGTGCGTCTGCCCACTGAGGGCACCGGAACGATAGGGGTGACGCGCTACGGAGCTAGGCGATAA
- a CDS encoding serine hydrolase domain-containing protein: MKATATAFLLALSCQLTFAQQGTSPVLKEAKAETVGMSTDRLQRLDRILQDYTSKNLAPGAIAYIVRDGKVVYNKAFGVDDVAAKTALQRDAIMRIASQTKAITSVGVMMLYEEGRFLLDDPISKYIPAFANPKVLATFNEKDSSYTTVPAKREVTIRQLLTHTSGIGYAVIGSKEIKAIYAKAHVPSGIGTSEGSLATAMNALGPLPLVHQPGEQFTYGLSVDVLGYLIEVLSGQSLDEYFRQRIFEPLGMKDTYFYLPAAKQARLATLYTEDATRQTIKMGMRDVMMPDHPKVKGSYFSGGAGLSSTIQDYAIFLQMMLNGGEYNGRRLLSPTTVHMMTINQIGEVEQGGGNKFGLGFSLTTAKTTGRLGESEGSFEWGGIFGTTYWVDPKEGIVALLYTQKYRNSSANIQDKFRTLVYQALTSSRVVR, translated from the coding sequence ATGAAAGCAACCGCTACCGCTTTCCTACTAGCACTCAGCTGCCAACTCACGTTTGCTCAGCAGGGCACCTCACCTGTGCTGAAGGAGGCCAAAGCCGAGACCGTTGGCATGAGCACCGACCGCCTGCAACGTCTCGACCGAATACTGCAAGACTATACGTCCAAAAACTTGGCGCCTGGTGCCATTGCCTACATCGTGCGCGACGGCAAAGTGGTGTACAACAAAGCCTTCGGAGTAGACGATGTGGCCGCGAAGACGGCGCTACAGCGCGACGCTATCATGCGCATTGCTTCCCAAACCAAAGCTATAACGAGTGTCGGAGTGATGATGCTCTACGAAGAAGGCCGCTTTCTGCTCGACGACCCCATCTCGAAGTACATCCCAGCCTTCGCTAACCCGAAGGTGCTCGCTACCTTCAACGAGAAAGACTCTAGCTACACCACCGTGCCAGCCAAGCGAGAAGTGACGATCCGCCAGCTGCTCACGCACACGTCAGGTATCGGCTACGCCGTTATTGGCAGCAAAGAAATTAAAGCCATTTACGCCAAAGCGCACGTTCCCAGTGGAATCGGGACATCAGAAGGTTCGCTGGCTACGGCTATGAATGCCCTAGGTCCGTTGCCGCTTGTGCATCAGCCAGGCGAGCAGTTTACCTACGGGTTAAGCGTCGACGTGCTTGGCTACCTCATTGAGGTGCTGTCGGGCCAGTCGCTTGACGAATACTTTCGCCAGCGCATCTTCGAGCCGCTGGGTATGAAGGACACCTATTTCTACTTGCCCGCTGCCAAGCAGGCCCGCCTAGCCACCCTGTACACCGAAGATGCTACGCGTCAAACTATCAAGATGGGTATGCGTGATGTCATGATGCCCGATCACCCCAAAGTTAAGGGAAGCTATTTTTCGGGCGGAGCGGGGTTGTCGTCGACCATTCAGGACTACGCTATTTTCCTGCAAATGATGCTGAACGGTGGCGAGTACAACGGTCGGCGCTTGCTGAGTCCGACCACCGTGCATATGATGACCATCAACCAAATAGGCGAGGTAGAGCAGGGGGGCGGTAACAAGTTTGGCCTAGGGTTCAGCCTGACGACCGCCAAAACCACTGGGCGCTTGGGCGAGTCGGAAGGCTCGTTTGAGTGGGGCGGCATATTTGGCACTACCTACTGGGTTGATCCAAAAGAGGGCATTGTGGCGCTGCTCTACACCCAGAAGTACCGCAATAGTTCTGCCAACATCCAGGACAAATTCCGGACGCTAGTCTACCAAGCCTTGACCTCTTCGCGGGTGGTACGCTAG